One Fundidesulfovibrio terrae genomic window carries:
- a CDS encoding ATP-binding cassette domain-containing protein, whose protein sequence is MKVRVDIEAALGKGERAFHLRSSFEASGSAVVLFGPSGSGKTLTLQAIAGLVRPRGGRIEMGGRTLFDSRAGIDLPPSARGLGYLFQHYALFPHLSVAANVGFGLSPGWPGKLTSAQKDDVRAMLDAFGLGHLADVRPASLSGGQRQRVALARAMMPRPQALLLDEPFSALDPILRVRMRRELASTLERFGMPAVLITHDPEDVAAFGSTLVVYSGGRVVEQLEMDGEDERRRRMADVLALLEEKEAKEE, encoded by the coding sequence ATGAAAGTACGCGTGGACATCGAGGCCGCCCTCGGCAAAGGGGAGCGCGCCTTCCACCTGCGCTCCTCCTTCGAGGCATCGGGTAGCGCCGTGGTGCTCTTCGGCCCGTCGGGCTCCGGCAAGACCCTCACCCTCCAGGCCATCGCCGGGCTCGTGCGCCCTCGCGGCGGCCGCATCGAAATGGGCGGGCGCACCCTCTTCGACAGCCGCGCCGGCATCGACCTGCCCCCGAGCGCGCGAGGGCTGGGATACCTGTTCCAGCACTATGCGCTGTTCCCGCACCTGAGCGTGGCCGCCAACGTGGGATTCGGCCTGAGCCCCGGATGGCCCGGGAAGCTCACGAGCGCCCAGAAGGACGACGTGCGTGCCATGCTCGACGCATTCGGCCTGGGCCATCTGGCCGACGTCCGCCCCGCCAGTCTCTCCGGCGGGCAACGCCAGCGCGTGGCCCTGGCCCGGGCCATGATGCCCAGACCCCAGGCGCTTCTCCTGGACGAGCCGTTCTCGGCCCTGGACCCCATCCTGCGCGTGCGCATGCGCCGCGAACTGGCTTCAACCCTGGAACGTTTCGGCATGCCCGCCGTGCTCATCACCCACGACCCAGAGGACGTGGCCGCCTTCGGCAGCACCCTGGTGGTCTACTCGGGCGGGAGGGTCGTCGAACAGCTGGAAATGGACGGCGAAGACGAACGCAGGCGCAGGATGGCCGACGTGCTGGCGTTGCTGGAAGAGAAAGAGGCGAAAGAAGAGTAA
- the modB gene encoding molybdate ABC transporter permease subunit produces the protein MTIGPVIPPLLLTLKVAALATLGALMLGVPAAYAVGRARFPGRSLLDALATMPMVLPPTVLGYYLLVLFGRQGVIGKLLNDLFGVTLLFSWQGAVVASSVVAFPLVFTTARAAFDAVDRDLTDAARTLGASGFSLFARISLPLAWPGILAGSMLAFARGMGEFGATLMIAGNIPGKTQTLSLAVYDAVMAGRDDQAQFLVIVVSLASLAVLVASGKILGARR, from the coding sequence GTGACCATAGGCCCCGTAATCCCCCCACTTCTCCTGACCCTCAAGGTGGCCGCCCTGGCCACCTTGGGGGCGCTCATGCTGGGCGTCCCGGCCGCATACGCCGTGGGCCGCGCCCGGTTCCCCGGCCGCTCGCTCCTGGACGCGCTGGCCACCATGCCCATGGTGCTGCCCCCCACGGTGCTCGGCTACTACCTGCTGGTGCTGTTCGGACGCCAAGGGGTGATCGGAAAGCTCCTGAATGACCTATTCGGAGTGACGCTGCTCTTCAGCTGGCAGGGCGCGGTGGTGGCCTCCTCCGTGGTGGCCTTCCCCCTGGTGTTCACTACCGCCCGGGCCGCCTTCGACGCCGTGGACCGCGACCTCACCGACGCCGCCCGCACCCTGGGCGCGTCCGGATTCTCGCTGTTTGCGCGCATAAGCCTGCCCCTGGCCTGGCCCGGCATCCTGGCCGGGTCCATGCTGGCCTTCGCGCGCGGCATGGGCGAGTTCGGGGCCACCCTCATGATCGCCGGCAACATCCCAGGCAAGACCCAGACCCTCTCCCTGGCCGTCTACGACGCGGTCATGGCCGGGCGCGACGATCAGGCCCAGTTCCTGGTCATTGTGGTCTCCCTGGCCAGCCTGGCCGTGCTCGTGGCCTCGGGCAAAATCCTGGGGGCGCGTCGATGA
- a CDS encoding PP2C family protein-serine/threonine phosphatase produces MPEALDDLDPAHLRERVESLRRCFELCALISSSIDVDDVLERIMTASRQALDAETCSLLLTEQETGDLVFTVAQGPVADKLPKGHVLRRGEGVAGWVQLNAQPVLVPDAYADPRFNPEVDRRTGYRTRTIMCVPLAVKNRLIGVAALINKNGGGPFTGEDLELFTIIAAQASIAIDNARLHQAMLAKQRMEFELSIAASIQHDFMPHSPPCVPGFELAGTSVSCDSTGGDYYDYLPHPDPACTGLSVAVGDVSGHGIPAALLMASARALIRARASQPGMLGEMLSDVNRLMSRDTGQSGRFMTLFWLALDPASGTLAFVRAGHDPALVYNPRSDSFSELAGKGLPLGVESCYGYEQASRHGFEKGEVIVIGTDGVWECRNAAGEMYGKDRLREAVAGSANLHARDILQACMDDVEAFRGKTPRQDDLTIVVLKCLQDGGQEPQNCNIFNNATVL; encoded by the coding sequence ATGCCCGAAGCCCTCGACGACCTTGACCCGGCCCATCTGCGCGAGCGCGTGGAGAGCCTGCGCCGCTGCTTCGAGCTGTGCGCGCTCATAAGCTCCTCCATCGACGTGGACGACGTGCTCGAGCGCATCATGACCGCCTCGCGCCAGGCCCTGGACGCCGAAACCTGCAGCCTGCTCCTCACCGAACAGGAGACGGGCGATCTCGTGTTCACCGTGGCCCAGGGCCCCGTGGCCGACAAGCTGCCCAAGGGGCACGTGCTCAGGCGCGGCGAGGGCGTGGCCGGGTGGGTGCAACTGAACGCCCAGCCCGTGCTCGTGCCCGACGCCTATGCCGACCCGCGCTTCAACCCCGAGGTGGACCGGCGCACCGGCTACCGCACCCGCACCATCATGTGCGTGCCCCTGGCCGTGAAGAACCGCCTCATCGGCGTGGCCGCGCTCATCAACAAGAACGGCGGCGGCCCCTTCACCGGCGAGGACCTGGAACTCTTCACCATCATCGCCGCCCAGGCGTCCATCGCCATTGACAACGCCCGGCTGCACCAGGCCATGCTGGCCAAACAACGCATGGAATTCGAGCTTTCTATCGCGGCCAGCATCCAGCACGACTTCATGCCCCACTCGCCGCCGTGCGTTCCGGGCTTCGAGCTGGCCGGAACCAGCGTCTCCTGCGACTCCACCGGCGGCGACTACTACGACTACCTGCCCCACCCCGACCCCGCCTGCACGGGCCTGTCCGTGGCCGTGGGCGACGTGAGCGGGCACGGCATCCCGGCGGCGCTGCTCATGGCCAGCGCCCGGGCGCTCATCCGGGCGCGCGCCTCGCAGCCCGGGATGCTCGGCGAGATGCTCTCCGACGTGAACCGCCTCATGAGCCGCGACACCGGCCAGTCCGGCCGGTTCATGACCCTCTTCTGGCTGGCCCTGGACCCGGCCTCCGGAACGCTCGCCTTCGTGCGCGCCGGCCATGACCCGGCCCTGGTCTACAATCCGCGCTCGGACTCGTTCAGCGAGCTGGCCGGGAAGGGCCTCCCGCTGGGCGTCGAGTCCTGCTACGGTTACGAACAGGCATCCCGGCACGGCTTCGAAAAGGGCGAAGTCATCGTGATCGGCACCGACGGCGTATGGGAATGCCGCAACGCCGCTGGCGAGATGTACGGCAAGGACCGCCTGCGCGAGGCCGTGGCCGGAAGCGCGAACCTCCACGCCCGGGACATCCTCCAGGCGTGCATGGACGACGTGGAGGCGTTTCGGGGCAAGACCCCTCGCCAGGACGACCTGACCATCGTGGTTCTCAAATGCCTCCAGGACGGCGGCCAGGAACCACAAAATTGTAATATTTTCAACAATGCGACAGTATTGTAA
- a CDS encoding lytic transglycosylase domain-containing protein: protein MRGGYRKGLGRWQARPDRRGEILPRGRGGNSGKADQVRREQGLKTGPQRAAGEEAWPPEHETRRFSVLLPESEGHQNGLGLPAPAARYVPTLLGALFQGVRPPEPLAGLFRPEKTGYPSHDDDDPGGVKFPGDPGYNPDPGFAPMPTGLAGRDIDPGFNRPMPGLDSGSENAPPRPKPGPDGYVEYAAGSDADGSRPDRGPARASSFMDPATGKLDYWSWLGAGADRIGQGGDVLVDDSPDFMARNGILGRPAAAIAAGNPENASPPKDVFVESGPDGGKNPTRDVNMAASDTTADGGDPSGSGTEGGSPPPSGGGTSQPPESGDGRLKPEDVAPPVSGDAWKQTPWGQGTRWKKTPPSPDANQKVDPYAYAYPKVPDPKDPKTKELIISTANKYGVPPELMLIKAYNESGYDQAKVSDQGAVGILQVLPSTAKEYGVDPSTLEGNIEAGTRYMRRLLDKANGNPVLAEAGYFGGDGLITNGKPIGPKTMAHVKKLLPGLGDDVVNSRYPSDFASNPYTFWRYMYPYRK, encoded by the coding sequence ATGCGTGGAGGCTATCGAAAAGGCCTTGGCCGCTGGCAGGCGCGCCCGGACCGGCGAGGCGAAATCCTCCCGCGCGGCCGAGGCGGCAACTCCGGCAAAGCGGACCAGGTCCGCCGCGAACAAGGGCTGAAAACCGGCCCGCAGCGGGCGGCCGGGGAGGAAGCCTGGCCGCCCGAACACGAAACCAGGAGGTTTTCCGTGCTCTTACCCGAATCCGAAGGCCATCAGAACGGTCTCGGCCTGCCGGCGCCGGCAGCCAGGTACGTACCGACCCTGTTGGGCGCGCTCTTCCAAGGCGTCCGGCCGCCTGAGCCCTTGGCTGGTTTGTTCCGGCCCGAAAAGACCGGATACCCTTCCCATGATGATGACGATCCCGGCGGCGTCAAATTCCCCGGCGATCCCGGCTACAATCCCGACCCGGGCTTTGCCCCCATGCCGACCGGCCTTGCGGGACGCGACATCGACCCAGGTTTCAACCGTCCGATGCCCGGCCTCGATTCCGGATCGGAAAATGCCCCGCCGCGCCCAAAGCCCGGACCGGACGGCTACGTGGAATACGCTGCCGGGAGCGACGCGGACGGGAGCCGTCCGGATCGCGGCCCTGCCAGGGCCAGCTCCTTCATGGACCCGGCGACCGGCAAGCTCGACTACTGGAGCTGGCTGGGAGCCGGGGCGGACAGGATCGGCCAGGGCGGCGACGTGCTGGTGGACGATTCGCCTGACTTCATGGCCCGAAACGGCATCCTGGGCAGGCCCGCCGCAGCCATCGCGGCCGGAAATCCCGAGAACGCCTCACCGCCGAAGGATGTTTTCGTGGAGAGCGGGCCGGACGGCGGCAAGAACCCCACGCGGGACGTGAACATGGCCGCGAGCGACACTACGGCCGATGGCGGGGACCCCTCCGGCTCTGGCACCGAAGGCGGTTCACCTCCTCCGAGCGGGGGAGGAACGAGCCAGCCACCCGAGTCCGGCGACGGCCGCCTCAAACCCGAGGATGTCGCCCCGCCGGTCTCAGGCGATGCGTGGAAGCAGACGCCGTGGGGGCAGGGGACTAGGTGGAAAAAAACACCTCCTTCTCCTGATGCGAACCAGAAGGTTGACCCTTACGCGTATGCGTATCCCAAAGTTCCGGACCCGAAGGATCCGAAAACAAAGGAACTCATCATATCGACCGCCAACAAGTACGGGGTTCCGCCTGAGTTGATGCTGATCAAAGCCTACAATGAGTCAGGCTACGATCAGGCAAAAGTATCCGACCAGGGGGCGGTAGGCATTCTTCAGGTGTTGCCGAGCACGGCAAAGGAATATGGGGTGGACCCCAGCACCCTCGAAGGAAACATTGAGGCGGGAACGCGATACATGCGAAGACTGCTGGACAAAGCCAACGGCAACCCCGTGCTTGCCGAAGCCGGGTATTTCGGGGGCGACGGACTCATCACGAATGGGAAGCCCATCGGCCCCAAGACCATGGCCCATGTCAAGAAGCTGCTCCCGGGTCTTGGCGACGACGTGGTCAACAGTCGCTATCCGTCGGATTTCGCGAGCAACCCCTACACGTTCTGGCGCTACATGTACCCGTACAGGAAATGA
- a CDS encoding portal protein: MPISDDDLLVLLRQDMDKARAYQAELSAEREKHYRWYRAEPYGNERPGWSQTVHPTIFSVVEWMKPGLVEVFTGDFFAFNPVGAGDDPARVKDTQHAADRLKRYVRHKLFNQLDGEQLVEDFVHDCLVNHYGVMKITQRDDFDLTTELLPEMTTEELEALAASDSSIVDIRGGKPFRRPDPLTGREATGLRGAKAVRRRGKYQGFHLEVVPPRELYMLPGYPDLDKNPFVAHVVRRDLDSIRRQEMAGIYRKGSFAAVSAKVSSRRATEETSGEYDTLHSVDGLSSPDALGGSEGSALAAGRAQGEVWVWECYTRLALDETRLLKPSIITVCEDVILRGPVENPYGGPPFELGFVYKEPHKSVGRPIAAVLDQRQRVLSNLLRNIQDAAAMSTYRGFLTTDARAKKVLASMGPGDVSLVPSLGTTQEIVPAPADTMLLSAFNATLQEVAKESGVNENMQGLDNNSLNRTAAGMQMRLTAGMQRQKLYARRIARSFRRILSRVLDIIRLYPPEDDQRIVGADVAIEPGDTMGQYTVSIDVGVGPQERMDSAHIMDELIQLLLKAGLPMGICEPRGVVKAIKAKYEYLDIDVSEYLLPEERMDQVKDLKRQIEELQGHNQGLQKAIEEHAGELRKTGPEGAGPGGPGAPMGPGGPGPDGPAGPGAPGGPVPPAGFPGAGGPAGPAGLVGPVGSGMPDAMTMPASFPPTGPMPPMGASGGMPPGGPQ, encoded by the coding sequence ATGCCCATTTCCGACGACGACCTGCTCGTCCTGCTGCGCCAGGACATGGACAAGGCCCGCGCCTACCAGGCCGAGCTGTCCGCCGAGCGCGAGAAGCATTACCGCTGGTATCGCGCCGAGCCTTACGGCAACGAACGCCCCGGATGGTCCCAGACCGTGCACCCCACCATCTTCTCGGTGGTTGAGTGGATGAAGCCGGGACTGGTGGAGGTGTTCACCGGCGACTTCTTCGCCTTCAATCCCGTGGGAGCCGGGGACGATCCCGCGCGCGTCAAGGACACCCAGCACGCGGCCGACCGGCTCAAGCGATACGTGCGCCACAAGCTGTTCAACCAGTTGGACGGCGAACAGCTGGTGGAGGATTTCGTCCACGACTGCCTGGTGAACCACTACGGGGTGATGAAGATCACCCAGCGGGACGACTTCGACCTCACCACCGAGCTCCTGCCCGAGATGACCACCGAGGAGCTGGAAGCCCTGGCCGCGTCCGACTCGTCCATCGTGGACATCCGGGGCGGCAAGCCCTTCAGGCGCCCCGACCCCCTCACCGGGCGCGAAGCCACGGGCCTGCGCGGGGCCAAGGCGGTGCGCCGGCGCGGCAAGTACCAGGGCTTCCACCTGGAGGTGGTCCCCCCGCGCGAGCTCTACATGCTGCCCGGCTACCCCGACCTGGACAAGAACCCCTTCGTGGCCCACGTCGTGCGCCGCGACCTGGACTCCATCCGCCGCCAGGAGATGGCCGGGATCTACCGCAAGGGCAGTTTCGCCGCCGTGTCCGCCAAGGTGAGCAGCCGCCGGGCCACCGAGGAGACCTCCGGCGAGTACGACACCCTGCACTCCGTGGACGGCCTGTCCTCGCCCGACGCACTGGGAGGCTCGGAGGGCTCGGCCCTGGCTGCCGGACGCGCCCAGGGCGAGGTTTGGGTGTGGGAGTGCTACACCCGCCTGGCCCTGGACGAAACCAGGCTCCTGAAACCCAGCATCATCACGGTCTGCGAGGACGTCATCCTGCGCGGCCCGGTGGAGAACCCCTACGGCGGGCCGCCCTTCGAGCTGGGCTTCGTCTACAAGGAGCCGCACAAGTCCGTGGGACGGCCCATCGCCGCCGTGCTGGACCAGCGCCAGCGCGTGCTCTCCAACCTTCTGCGCAACATCCAGGACGCGGCGGCCATGAGCACCTACCGGGGCTTTCTCACCACCGACGCCCGGGCCAAGAAAGTCCTGGCCAGCATGGGTCCGGGCGACGTGTCGCTCGTGCCGTCGCTCGGCACCACGCAGGAGATCGTGCCCGCCCCGGCCGACACCATGCTCCTGTCCGCCTTCAACGCGACCCTGCAGGAGGTGGCCAAGGAATCCGGCGTCAACGAGAACATGCAGGGACTGGACAACAACTCCCTCAACCGCACCGCCGCCGGCATGCAGATGCGCCTCACCGCCGGCATGCAGCGCCAGAAGCTCTACGCCCGGCGCATCGCGCGCTCCTTCCGCCGCATCCTGTCGCGCGTGCTGGACATCATCCGACTCTACCCGCCCGAGGACGACCAGCGCATCGTGGGCGCGGACGTGGCCATCGAGCCCGGCGACACCATGGGGCAGTACACCGTGTCCATCGACGTGGGCGTCGGCCCGCAGGAGCGAATGGACTCGGCCCATATCATGGACGAACTCATTCAGCTCTTGCTCAAGGCGGGCCTGCCCATGGGAATCTGCGAGCCCCGGGGCGTGGTGAAGGCCATCAAGGCCAAGTACGAATACCTGGACATCGACGTGAGCGAGTACCTGCTCCCGGAGGAGCGCATGGACCAAGTGAAGGACCTGAAACGCCAGATCGAGGAGCTCCAGGGCCACAACCAGGGCCTGCAGAAGGCCATCGAGGAGCACGCGGGCGAACTGCGCAAGACCGGGCCCGAGGGAGCCGGACCGGGCGGCCCGGGAGCTCCCATGGGACCCGGGGGACCCGGCCCTGACGGACCCGCTGGGCCGGGAGCCCCTGGAGGCCCCGTCCCGCCTGCCGGATTCCCCGGCGCGGGAGGACCGGCCGGTCCCGCCGGTCTCGTCGGTCCCGTTGGGTCCGGCATGCCGGACGCGATGACCATGCCTGCGAGCTTCCCCCCGACGGGCCCCATGCCACCCATGGGCGCGTCCGGTGGCATGCCCCCGGGAGGCCCCCAGTGA
- a CDS encoding terminase large subunit domain-containing protein has protein sequence MKTGITIHTGYTPHRFQQDIHAGLRRFSVLVCHRRFGKTVLCVNALIDAAHRDGPPDQRLAYVAPTLTQAKRVAWDYLKRYALGIPGSKASENELRIDFENGSRISLHGADNPDSLRGLYLDGAVLDEYADFRPEAYATVIRPALSDRRGFAIFIGTPRGHNHFFDLYQAALRNPGWFAARFPASATRLLPEDELDSARSQMTDAQFRQEYECDFDVTGEDTLIPLALVLDSLDRQVGYRDAPAVMGLDVGMSLGGDPSAIVVRQGGRVVHAEEFRLDDTLVVAGRARECFHDFRPEAVYVDAVGWGAGVAHTLSGWGLPVTAVNVAESSSSSERFNRRRDELWWKAREFFASRVVCLDEAAPLVRKLAAELSSPRFAYLPSGRIKVEGKDELKRRGVSSPNLADAFVLTMAHADRFRPADDTSNLEEGQDPSRFL, from the coding sequence ATGAAGACCGGCATCACCATCCATACCGGCTACACGCCGCACCGTTTCCAGCAGGATATCCACGCGGGCTTGAGGCGGTTCTCCGTGCTCGTCTGCCACCGCCGCTTCGGCAAGACCGTGCTCTGCGTCAACGCCCTCATCGACGCCGCCCACCGGGACGGCCCTCCCGACCAGCGCCTGGCCTACGTGGCCCCCACCCTCACCCAGGCCAAGCGCGTGGCCTGGGACTATCTCAAGCGCTACGCCCTGGGCATACCCGGCTCCAAGGCCAGCGAGAACGAACTGCGCATCGACTTCGAGAACGGCTCGCGCATCAGCCTGCACGGCGCGGACAACCCCGACAGCCTGCGCGGCCTCTACCTGGACGGCGCGGTCTTGGACGAATACGCGGACTTCCGCCCCGAGGCATACGCCACGGTCATCCGCCCGGCCCTGTCCGACCGGCGCGGCTTCGCCATCTTCATTGGCACCCCGCGCGGCCACAACCACTTCTTCGACCTCTACCAGGCCGCGCTTCGCAACCCCGGCTGGTTCGCGGCCCGCTTTCCGGCAAGCGCGACCCGCCTCCTGCCCGAGGACGAGCTCGACTCAGCCCGCTCCCAGATGACCGACGCCCAGTTCCGCCAGGAATACGAGTGCGACTTCGACGTCACCGGCGAGGACACCCTCATCCCCCTGGCCCTGGTGCTGGATTCCCTGGACCGCCAGGTGGGCTACCGGGATGCCCCGGCGGTCATGGGCCTGGACGTGGGCATGTCGCTGGGAGGTGACCCCTCGGCCATCGTGGTGCGCCAGGGAGGCAGGGTGGTCCACGCCGAGGAGTTCCGCCTGGACGACACCTTGGTCGTGGCCGGACGCGCCCGGGAATGCTTCCACGATTTCCGCCCCGAGGCCGTCTACGTGGACGCCGTGGGCTGGGGCGCGGGCGTGGCCCACACCCTGTCCGGCTGGGGACTGCCGGTGACGGCGGTGAACGTGGCCGAGTCGTCCTCCTCGTCGGAGCGTTTCAACCGCCGCCGCGACGAGCTGTGGTGGAAGGCCCGGGAGTTCTTCGCCTCACGCGTGGTCTGCCTGGACGAGGCCGCGCCCCTGGTCCGCAAGCTGGCCGCCGAGCTTTCATCCCCCCGCTTCGCCTACCTGCCCTCGGGCCGCATCAAGGTCGAGGGCAAGGACGAGCTCAAGCGCCGGGGCGTGAGCTCCCCCAACCTGGCCGACGCCTTCGTGCTGACCATGGCCCACGCCGACCGATTCCGGCCGGCGGACGACACCTCAAACCTCGAGGAGGGCCAGGATCCCTCCCGATTCCTCTAG
- the nudC gene encoding NAD(+) diphosphatase → MKMHSATPGAPYPHQVNLPFNATAVQGLFQPGTPDQDDSSVPGYWLLLQGDALLLRHGGGAPALPDGFLPPALALVESPFAIGAWRGKPLRVGRIEADAPIPGSWTPIPINFREETLDDELITLAGMARQIVHWRSRSARCPVCCTAMDRIERTWGVRCGRCRDEYYPPIHPAVIVLIRRGEEFLLARKSIWPAGQYALIAGYLEFGESLEDCVVREVREETGISVRDVRYVCSQSWPFPSQIMAGFTAEYAGGELVVDKTELEDARWFSPDNLPPALSPRRSISRYIIDTFALNIKA, encoded by the coding sequence ATGAAAATGCATTCCGCGACACCTGGCGCGCCCTATCCGCATCAGGTCAACCTGCCGTTCAACGCCACGGCCGTCCAGGGACTGTTCCAGCCCGGAACGCCCGACCAGGACGATTCCTCCGTGCCCGGGTATTGGCTTTTGCTGCAAGGGGACGCCTTGCTGCTCCGCCACGGCGGCGGCGCGCCGGCCCTCCCGGACGGCTTCCTCCCCCCGGCCCTTGCGCTGGTGGAGAGCCCGTTCGCCATCGGCGCCTGGCGCGGCAAGCCCCTCAGGGTCGGCCGGATCGAGGCGGATGCGCCCATACCCGGATCGTGGACCCCCATCCCGATCAACTTCCGGGAGGAAACGCTCGACGACGAACTCATCACCCTGGCTGGCATGGCCCGCCAGATTGTTCATTGGCGCAGCCGCAGCGCGAGATGCCCGGTCTGCTGCACGGCGATGGACAGGATCGAGCGCACCTGGGGGGTGCGCTGCGGGAGGTGCCGCGACGAATACTACCCTCCCATCCATCCGGCAGTCATCGTCCTGATCCGGCGGGGAGAGGAGTTCCTTCTGGCGCGTAAATCCATCTGGCCTGCGGGACAGTACGCCCTGATAGCCGGCTACCTGGAATTCGGAGAGTCGCTGGAGGATTGCGTGGTGCGTGAAGTCAGGGAGGAGACGGGCATATCCGTTCGCGACGTGCGATACGTCTGCAGCCAGAGCTGGCCCTTCCCCAGCCAGATAATGGCCGGGTTCACGGCCGAATACGCCGGTGGCGAACTGGTCGTGGACAAAACCGAGCTGGAGGACGCCCGTTGGTTCAGTCCGGACAACCTGCCGCCCGCCCTGTCCCCGCGCCGCAGCATCTCCCGGTACATCATCGACACCTTCGCGCTCAATATCAAAGCCTGA